From the Musa acuminata AAA Group cultivar baxijiao chromosome BXJ1-2, Cavendish_Baxijiao_AAA, whole genome shotgun sequence genome, one window contains:
- the LOC135611557 gene encoding uncharacterized protein LOC135611557, whose amino-acid sequence MMMSRHHIPAHGDWDNWDDLRMAVRAAYHQHHQHHQRKVKRGGEKQRKQWRVCDVAAQTTARGGRAPKAVDEDLYKIPPELLHKKPERKMLLRSLVSGCMGLNCIA is encoded by the exons ATGATGATGAGCAGGCACCACATTCCAGCGCATGGGGACTGGGATAACTGGGATGATCTGCGCATGGCAGTGAGAGCAGCTTATCATCAACATCACCAGCATCACCAGAGAAAG GTGAAGAGAGGAGGAGAGAAGCAGAGGAAGCAATGGAGGGTGTGTGATGTGGCAGCTCAGACCACAGCAAGGGGAGGAAGAGCTCCCAAGGCTGTGGACGAGGACTTGTACAAGATTCCACCTGAGCTCCTCCACAAGAAGCCCGAGAGG AAGATGCTGCTGAGGAGCTTGGTGTCAGGATGCATGGGGCTCAACTGCAttgcttga